A stretch of the Stegostoma tigrinum isolate sSteTig4 chromosome 34, sSteTig4.hap1, whole genome shotgun sequence genome encodes the following:
- the LOC132206226 gene encoding probable G-protein coupled receptor 139 produces the protein MRKILYSVRRIYYMILAIIGVPANSIVIMILSRRRCGLSSCTTLYLVAMAVADLLVIIFEVILWRTSYYFFPGSFLEITPLCSVIFFLGCTASDWSVWFTITFSFDRFVAICIRKFRSTYCTEKTAAVTLITTAVLFFLKNVPFYFTLESAEIINNIPWFCFTKPSYFTEPGWVGFNWFDTVLNPLLPFTLILFLNALTVRHIMGASRVRKRLKLQSKGENQRDLEMENRRKSVVLLFTVSGSFILLWLIDVMEFLYYYITGTDPSAYNDSLYIFQQVGIMMRSLSSCTNTFIYGVTQTKFREEIKCSVKYPLTSFVKLIINRNN, from the exons ATGCGTAAAATACTTTACAGTGTCAGAAGAATATACTATATGATTCTTGCCATCATCGGTGTTCCTG CTAATTCAATCGTGATTATGATACTATCCCGTAGAAGATGCGGACTTTCTTCGTGCACTACGCTTTACCTGGTGGCTATGGCAGTCGCAGATTTGCTGGTAATTATTTTTGAGGTAATTCTCTGGCGTACCAGCTATTATTTTTTCCCAGGCTCGTTCCTGGAAATAACTCCATTGTGCAGTGTAATATTTTTCCTGGGCTGCACAGCCTCTGACTGGTCTGTGTGGTTCACCATCACTTTttcctttgatcgatttgtggcaaTCTGTATCCGGAAGTTCCGATCAACGTATTGCACCGAGAAAACTGCAGCTGTGACATTGATAACGACGGCCGttctgtttttcttaaaaaatgtGCCATTCTACTTTACTCTCGAATCTGCAGAAATAATCAACAATATACCATGGTTTTGTTTTACCAAGCCAAGCTATTTTACGGAACCTGGATGGGTGGGATTTAATTGGTTTGACACAGTGTTGAACCCTTTGCTTCCATTCACTCTAATATTGTTCCTGAACGCTCTTACAGTCAGACATATAATGGGGGCCAGTCGCGTCCGTAAACGACTGAAATTACAGAGTAAGGGAGAGAATCAGCGCGACCTGGAGATGGAGAACAGAAGGAAATCTGTAGTTTTACTCTTTACCGTATCCGGTAGTTTCATCCTCCTGTGGCTCATAGATGTTATGGAGTTTTTATATTATTATatcacaggaacagatccttctgCTTACAACGATTCCCTATATATATTTCAACAGGTAGGAATCATGATGCGAAGTTTAAGTtcctgcacaaacacatttatttatggtGTCACTCAGACCAAGTTCAGGGAAGAGATCAAATGCTCAGTGAAATATCCGTTGACTTCATTTGTTAAATTAATCATCAATCGAAACAACTGA